Proteins encoded by one window of Micromonospora coxensis:
- a CDS encoding sensor histidine kinase: MRPTLRLRLTLLNGVLLVGAGAILMVLAWLLVRDALRPSDELRPGTTVLLADGRSLDAAVWQRQLVDAASQELLVKGLIALLAISVVGVAGAYLVAGRALRPLHQVTATARRLGEATLDQRIGWSGADDEVAELARTFDAMLDRITAAFEAQKRFVANASHELRTPLAVMRTEIDVTLSDGEADTAEYRRMATVVRDASERANGLVDALLVLARSEAQAGRGLARRTECDLATGTANALSAMSREVERIGLRVQTSLKPAPVVGDPGLLDRLAGNLIENAVRYNHLHGRLWVRTGTDGRTSWLVVRNTGFEVDQADVPGLFEPFRRGGRERTGARGSGLGLSIVRAVCDAHGGNVQVSAQRGGGLEVTVTLPAADTGAAT; encoded by the coding sequence GTGCGTCCCACGTTGCGGTTGCGGCTGACCCTGCTGAACGGGGTGCTGCTGGTCGGCGCGGGCGCGATCCTGATGGTGCTGGCCTGGCTGCTGGTCCGTGACGCGTTGCGCCCCAGCGACGAGCTGCGCCCGGGCACCACGGTGCTGCTGGCCGACGGCCGGTCCCTCGACGCCGCCGTGTGGCAGCGTCAACTGGTCGACGCCGCCTCGCAGGAGCTGCTGGTCAAGGGGTTGATCGCGCTGCTGGCGATCAGCGTGGTCGGGGTCGCCGGGGCGTACCTGGTGGCCGGGCGGGCGCTGCGTCCGCTGCACCAGGTCACCGCCACCGCCCGCCGGCTCGGCGAGGCCACCCTCGACCAGCGGATCGGCTGGTCCGGGGCGGACGACGAGGTCGCCGAGCTGGCCCGCACCTTCGACGCGATGCTGGACCGGATCACCGCCGCCTTCGAGGCGCAGAAACGCTTCGTGGCCAACGCCTCGCACGAGCTGCGTACCCCGCTGGCGGTGATGCGGACCGAGATCGACGTGACGCTCAGCGACGGCGAGGCGGACACCGCCGAGTACCGCCGGATGGCCACCGTGGTCCGCGACGCCTCCGAGCGGGCCAACGGCCTGGTCGACGCGCTGCTGGTGCTGGCCCGCAGCGAGGCCCAGGCCGGGCGCGGGCTGGCCCGCCGTACCGAGTGCGACCTGGCCACCGGGACGGCCAACGCGCTGTCGGCGATGTCCCGGGAGGTGGAGCGGATCGGGCTGCGGGTGCAGACCTCGCTCAAACCGGCCCCGGTGGTCGGCGACCCGGGCCTGCTCGACCGGCTGGCCGGCAACCTGATCGAGAACGCGGTGCGTTACAACCACCTGCACGGCCGGCTCTGGGTGCGTACCGGCACCGACGGGCGGACGTCCTGGCTGGTGGTCCGCAACACCGGGTTCGAGGTGGACCAGGCCGACGTGCCGGGGCTGTTCGAGCCGTTCCGGCGCGGTGGCCGGGAGCGGACCGGCGCGCGCGGCTCCGGGCTGGGGCTCTCCATCGTCCGGGCGGTCTGCGACGCGCACGGTGGCAACGTGCAGGTCTCCGCCCAGCGCGGCGGGGGTCTGGAGGTGACCGTCACGCTGCCGGCGGCGGACACCGGCGCCGCGACGTGA
- a CDS encoding VOC family protein yields the protein MSARIHNIGIDCRDTYALAGFWAQVFECPRQPDDFPGDPEAMLLPPGGPEVLFLAVPEGKTVKNRLHLDLEPADRSRDEEVERLLGIGAVLVADQRRADGTGWVVLADPEGNEFCVLRSAAERAATTG from the coding sequence GTGAGTGCACGGATCCACAACATCGGCATCGACTGCCGCGACACGTACGCCCTGGCCGGCTTCTGGGCCCAGGTCTTCGAGTGCCCCCGCCAGCCGGACGACTTCCCGGGGGACCCGGAGGCGATGCTGCTGCCGCCGGGCGGGCCGGAGGTGCTCTTCCTGGCCGTGCCGGAGGGCAAGACGGTGAAGAACCGCCTGCACCTGGACCTCGAACCCGCCGACCGGAGCCGGGACGAGGAGGTCGAGCGGCTGCTCGGCATCGGCGCCGTCCTGGTGGCCGACCAGCGCCGGGCCGACGGCACCGGCTGGGTGGTGCTGGCCGACCCGGAGGGCAACGAGTTCTGCGTGCTGCGCAGCGCCGCCGAGCGGGCGGCCACCACCGGCTGA
- a CDS encoding flagellar basal body-associated FliL family protein, which translates to MSQPPANPYPSQPDNGAPHGSYPPPQQEQPGGYPAPSQPTVFPAQPGQPFGDPSGAPQKKKSNVGKIVLISLAVVLVLCLGGAAIAFFAVKDEVKEGVEAINTRVVAPDTLAGRAKSTDPALTEGAKELEAQLNKSLPDATSTAGAFYGTPAKKDLVMIAAASGLNADPEKTLEDTIAGAGQSEVKIAQMKTVDAGPLGGVAKCGDAEAANVPLGVCVWSDKGSLGMIIVYFKSGQEAAAELPAMRAAIEQKN; encoded by the coding sequence ATGTCCCAGCCGCCGGCCAATCCCTATCCCTCGCAGCCGGACAACGGCGCGCCCCACGGCTCGTACCCGCCGCCGCAGCAGGAGCAGCCGGGTGGTTACCCGGCCCCGTCGCAGCCGACGGTGTTCCCGGCGCAGCCCGGCCAGCCGTTCGGCGACCCCAGCGGCGCGCCGCAGAAGAAGAAGTCCAACGTCGGCAAGATCGTGCTGATCTCGCTCGCCGTGGTGCTGGTGCTCTGCCTGGGCGGCGCCGCGATCGCGTTCTTCGCCGTGAAGGACGAGGTCAAGGAGGGTGTCGAGGCCATCAACACCCGAGTCGTCGCGCCGGACACCCTCGCCGGCCGGGCCAAGTCCACCGACCCGGCGCTCACCGAGGGTGCCAAGGAGCTCGAGGCGCAGCTGAACAAGTCCCTTCCGGACGCGACCAGCACCGCCGGCGCGTTCTACGGCACGCCCGCCAAGAAGGACCTGGTCATGATCGCGGCGGCCTCCGGCCTGAACGCGGACCCGGAGAAGACCCTCGAGGACACCATCGCCGGCGCGGGCCAGAGCGAGGTGAAGATCGCACAGATGAAGACCGTCGACGCCGGCCCGCTCGGCGGGGTGGCCAAGTGCGGCGACGCCGAGGCCGCGAACGTGCCGCTGGGCGTCTGCGTGTGGAGCGACAAGGGCAGCCTCGGCATGATCATCGTCTACTTCAAGAGCGGCCAGGAGGCGGCGGCCGAGCTGCCCGCCATGCGCGCGGCGATCGAGCAGAAGAACTGA
- a CDS encoding DUF5336 domain-containing protein, whose amino-acid sequence MYQPGQAGVQPPGSPVGYPGAQPAGYPAVPPDGFAGAPAYGLPPAPPPKKSGLGLILSLALVGLLVLCFGGGGLAYVALSGDDEKPTPTPSPSLGATTGAAPEPTPSESEEEVEPEPAPEIRLVTPTTLAGRAKNTEPQLRRIADEMVRDMKSDVTNETGAVGAFYGSAAKRNMVMISGVSGPVLLPEKELDDAIKSLSTSLSVRKVASINPGPLGGVAKCGDGKSSGIALGVCVWADEGSVGMIVMFFSSASKAKAEFATIRGQVEKRS is encoded by the coding sequence ATGTACCAGCCTGGGCAGGCGGGCGTCCAGCCGCCGGGGTCGCCGGTCGGCTACCCGGGCGCGCAGCCGGCCGGGTACCCGGCGGTGCCGCCGGACGGCTTCGCCGGCGCCCCGGCGTACGGGCTGCCGCCCGCCCCGCCGCCGAAGAAGTCCGGGCTGGGGCTGATCCTCTCGCTGGCCCTGGTCGGGCTGCTGGTGCTCTGCTTCGGCGGGGGCGGGCTGGCGTACGTGGCCCTCTCCGGCGACGACGAGAAGCCGACCCCCACCCCGTCGCCGTCGCTGGGCGCCACGACCGGCGCCGCGCCGGAGCCGACCCCGTCGGAGTCCGAGGAGGAGGTGGAACCGGAACCGGCCCCGGAGATCCGTCTGGTCACCCCGACGACCCTCGCCGGCCGGGCGAAGAACACCGAGCCGCAGCTGCGCCGGATCGCCGACGAGATGGTCCGGGACATGAAGAGCGACGTCACCAACGAGACCGGCGCGGTGGGCGCCTTCTACGGCAGCGCCGCCAAGCGGAACATGGTGATGATCTCCGGCGTCTCCGGCCCGGTCCTGCTGCCGGAGAAGGAACTCGACGACGCGATCAAGAGCCTCTCCACCTCCCTGTCGGTGCGCAAGGTCGCCTCGATCAACCCCGGGCCGCTGGGCGGGGTGGCCAAGTGCGGCGACGGCAAGAGCTCCGGCATCGCGCTCGGCGTCTGCGTCTGGGCCGACGAGGGCAGCGTCGGCATGATCGTGATGTTCTTCTCCTCCGCGTCCAAGGCCAAGGCCGAGTTCGCCACCATCCGGGGCCAGGTCGAGAAGCGGTCCTGA
- a CDS encoding 3-hydroxyacyl-CoA dehydrogenase NAD-binding domain-containing protein, producing MSALAAPNEVVTKALLRQVNVPGLDRPAALITLDNGFDHTKPNSFGPGGLTSLDEAITAALAANPAFIAVTGKPYIFCVGADITSLPQLADRDQALEVGRLGHRVFARLKDSEVPTFAFVNGAAMGGGLELALHCHYRTLSAGAAALALPEVSLGLVPGWGGTQLLPNLIGIPAATQVIIQNPLMQNKMLKPKQAAEMGIADVLLEPADFLERSLEWAAGVVRGEVTVTRPEVDKDMWAGVLYFARQTLDQRLHGAVPAAYKALDLLETAKDADFATGTAAEDEALADLVFSEELRSGLYAFDLVQRRAKRPAGAPDKGLARPVTKVGIVGAGLMASQLALLFARRLQVPVVMTDLDQARVDKGVGYVHAQIEKAVSKGRMDKGTAAKLYGLVSGSVDKGVFADADFVIEAVFEDLNVKKQVWAELEKIVKPEAVLATNTSSLSITAMAEELEHPERVVGFHFFNPVAVLPLLEIVRGERTDDATLATAFAVGKQLKKSSVLVKDAPAFVVNRLLTRFLGTVFAAVDQGTPLEVANRALDPLGLPMRPLALLQLVGPAVAYHVGGTLHAAFPDRFDVSENLKRIADSGQPIVVDDQINDEVAKLLVVGDQPLTEEQVRQNALDALAQEIRLMLDEGVVAEAQDIDLCMILGAGWPFHLGGVTPYLDRTGTSEQVTGQRFLPRGLASLRG from the coding sequence GTGAGCGCGCTCGCCGCACCGAACGAGGTCGTCACCAAGGCGCTGCTGCGCCAGGTGAACGTACCGGGGCTGGACCGTCCGGCCGCCCTGATCACGCTCGACAACGGCTTCGACCACACCAAGCCGAACAGCTTCGGCCCGGGCGGCCTGACCAGCCTGGACGAGGCGATCACCGCCGCGCTGGCGGCGAACCCGGCGTTCATCGCGGTCACCGGCAAGCCGTACATCTTCTGCGTCGGCGCGGACATCACCAGCCTGCCGCAGCTCGCCGACCGGGACCAGGCGCTGGAGGTCGGGCGGCTGGGCCACCGGGTCTTCGCCCGCCTGAAGGACAGCGAGGTGCCGACCTTCGCGTTCGTCAACGGCGCGGCCATGGGTGGCGGCCTGGAGCTGGCGCTGCACTGCCACTACCGGACGCTGTCGGCCGGCGCGGCGGCGCTCGCGCTGCCCGAGGTCTCCCTGGGCCTGGTCCCCGGCTGGGGCGGCACCCAGCTGCTGCCGAACCTGATCGGCATCCCGGCGGCGACCCAGGTGATCATCCAGAACCCGCTGATGCAGAACAAGATGCTCAAGCCGAAGCAGGCCGCCGAGATGGGCATCGCGGACGTGCTGCTGGAGCCGGCGGACTTCCTGGAGCGGTCCCTGGAGTGGGCCGCCGGCGTGGTCCGGGGCGAGGTCACCGTGACCCGTCCCGAGGTCGACAAGGACATGTGGGCGGGCGTGCTCTACTTCGCCCGGCAGACCCTCGACCAGCGGCTGCACGGCGCGGTCCCGGCCGCGTACAAGGCGCTGGACCTGCTGGAGACGGCGAAGGACGCCGACTTCGCCACCGGCACCGCCGCCGAGGACGAGGCCCTGGCCGACCTGGTCTTCTCCGAGGAGCTGCGCAGCGGCCTGTACGCCTTCGACCTGGTGCAGCGGCGGGCCAAGCGGCCGGCCGGCGCGCCGGACAAGGGCCTGGCCCGCCCGGTCACCAAGGTGGGCATCGTCGGCGCCGGCCTGATGGCCAGCCAGCTCGCCCTGCTCTTCGCCCGCCGCCTGCAGGTGCCGGTCGTGATGACCGACCTGGACCAGGCCCGCGTCGACAAGGGCGTCGGCTACGTGCACGCCCAGATCGAGAAGGCCGTCAGCAAGGGCCGGATGGACAAGGGCACCGCCGCCAAGCTGTACGGCCTGGTCAGCGGCTCGGTCGACAAGGGCGTCTTCGCCGACGCCGACTTCGTCATCGAGGCCGTCTTCGAGGACCTGAACGTCAAGAAGCAGGTCTGGGCCGAGCTGGAGAAGATCGTCAAGCCGGAGGCGGTGCTCGCCACCAACACCTCCAGCCTGTCGATCACCGCGATGGCCGAGGAGCTGGAGCACCCGGAGCGGGTCGTCGGCTTCCACTTCTTCAACCCGGTCGCCGTGCTGCCGCTGCTGGAGATCGTCCGCGGCGAGCGGACCGACGACGCCACGCTGGCCACCGCGTTCGCGGTCGGCAAGCAGCTGAAGAAGTCGAGCGTGCTGGTGAAGGACGCCCCGGCGTTCGTGGTCAACCGGCTGCTCACCCGCTTCCTCGGCACGGTCTTCGCGGCCGTCGACCAGGGCACCCCGCTGGAGGTGGCGAACCGCGCGCTGGACCCGCTGGGCCTGCCGATGCGGCCGCTCGCCCTGCTCCAGCTGGTCGGCCCGGCCGTGGCGTACCACGTGGGCGGCACCCTGCACGCGGCCTTCCCGGACCGGTTCGACGTCAGCGAGAACCTCAAGCGGATCGCCGACTCGGGCCAGCCGATCGTGGTCGACGACCAGATCAACGACGAGGTCGCCAAGCTGCTCGTGGTCGGCGACCAGCCGCTCACCGAGGAGCAGGTGCGCCAGAACGCGCTCGACGCGCTGGCGCAGGAGATCCGGCTCATGCTCGACGAGGGCGTCGTCGCCGAGGCGCAGGACATCGACCTGTGCATGATCCTCGGCGCCGGCTGGCCGTTCCACCTGGGCGGCGTGACGCCGTACCTGGACCGGACCGGCACCTCCGAGCAGGTCACCGGCCAGCGGTTCCTGCCGCGCGGCCTCGCCAGCCTGCGCGGCTGA
- a CDS encoding thiolase family protein has product MPREVRDVVFVDGVRTPFGKAGGMYANTRADDLVIRCIRELLRRNPQLPPERVEEVAIAATTQIGDQGLTIGRTAALLSGLPKTVPGFAIDRMCAGAMTAVTTVAGGIAMGAYDIAIAGGVEHMGRHPMGEGVDPNPRIIAEKLVDPSALVMGATAENLHDRVPQITKERTDAFALASQQKTAKAYANGKLQGDLVPVAIRDPEAGWGLATVDEAPRETSLEKLATLKTPFRPHGRVTAGNAAGLNDGATASLLAAEETARELGLPIAMRLVSYGFVGVEPEVMGVGPIPSTEKALRIAGLTIDDIGLFELNEAFAVQVLAFLDHFGIADDDPRVNPWGGAIAIGHPLASSGVRLMTQLARQFAEHPEVRYGLTAMCIGIGMGGTVIWENPHWEGNK; this is encoded by the coding sequence GTGCCCCGTGAAGTTAGGGATGTCGTCTTCGTCGACGGCGTCCGCACCCCGTTCGGCAAGGCGGGTGGCATGTACGCCAACACCCGCGCCGACGACCTGGTGATCCGCTGCATCCGCGAGCTGCTGCGCCGTAACCCGCAGCTGCCGCCGGAGCGGGTGGAGGAGGTCGCCATCGCGGCGACGACCCAGATCGGCGACCAGGGCCTCACCATCGGCCGCACCGCCGCCCTGCTGTCCGGCCTGCCCAAGACCGTGCCCGGCTTCGCCATCGACCGGATGTGCGCCGGCGCGATGACCGCCGTCACCACCGTCGCCGGCGGCATCGCCATGGGGGCGTACGACATCGCCATCGCCGGCGGTGTCGAGCACATGGGCCGGCACCCGATGGGCGAGGGCGTCGACCCCAACCCGCGGATCATCGCGGAGAAGCTGGTCGACCCGTCCGCCCTGGTGATGGGGGCCACCGCGGAGAACCTGCACGACCGGGTCCCGCAGATCACCAAGGAGCGCACCGACGCGTTCGCGCTCGCCTCCCAGCAGAAGACCGCCAAGGCGTACGCCAACGGCAAGCTCCAGGGCGACCTGGTGCCGGTCGCGATCCGCGACCCGGAGGCCGGCTGGGGCCTGGCGACCGTGGACGAGGCGCCCCGGGAGACCTCCCTGGAGAAGCTCGCCACCCTCAAGACCCCGTTCCGCCCGCACGGCCGGGTCACCGCGGGCAACGCGGCCGGCCTGAACGACGGCGCCACCGCCAGCCTGCTCGCCGCCGAGGAGACCGCCCGCGAGCTGGGCCTCCCGATCGCCATGCGGCTGGTGTCGTACGGCTTCGTCGGCGTCGAGCCCGAGGTGATGGGCGTCGGCCCGATCCCGTCGACCGAGAAGGCGCTGCGCATCGCCGGGCTGACCATCGACGACATCGGCCTGTTCGAGCTGAACGAGGCCTTCGCCGTGCAGGTGCTCGCCTTCCTCGACCACTTCGGCATCGCCGACGACGACCCGCGGGTCAACCCGTGGGGCGGCGCGATCGCCATCGGCCACCCGCTGGCCTCCTCGGGCGTGCGGCTGATGACCCAGCTCGCCCGGCAGTTCGCCGAGCACCCCGAGGTCCGCTACGGCCTCACCGCCATGTGCATCGGCATCGGCATGGGCGGCACCGTGATCTGGGAGAACCCGCACTGGGAGGGCAACAAGTGA
- a CDS encoding ribonuclease D: MTDEPPLRRRAAESRTGEASPSAVPEPEDAGTDQPDGGPVPLTAPRDGTPQPVATPAELDEIVARFAAGTGPVALDAERASGYRYSQRAYLVQLRREGAGTALIDPLPLPDLTVLDEAIGGAEWVLHAASQDLACLAEVGLRPRRLFDTELAARLAGFERVGLAALTEQLLGYTLEKHHSAADWSSRPLPESWLTYAALDVEMLVDLRDALDEELTRQGKSEWAAEEFAALVRNGARPPRARAEPWRRTSGIHRVRGARAQARVRSLWYARDQIAARRDAAPGRVLPDSAIVAAAELDPKDEKTLLTLPGFGGRSVRRLARTWLAALDDARQLPEDALPVAPAVEGPPPPHRWAERDPVAAGRLARCREIVVRVAGEHDLPPENLIAPDSIRRLAWQPPDEITEETVAEVLRGFGAREWQLHLLVAALTEALPTPTP, from the coding sequence GTGACCGACGAACCACCCCTGCGCCGTCGGGCCGCCGAAAGCCGTACGGGAGAAGCCTCGCCCTCGGCCGTGCCGGAGCCGGAGGACGCGGGGACCGACCAGCCCGACGGTGGCCCCGTCCCGCTCACCGCGCCGCGTGACGGCACCCCCCAGCCGGTGGCGACCCCGGCGGAACTCGACGAGATCGTGGCCCGCTTCGCCGCGGGCACCGGCCCGGTGGCCCTGGACGCCGAGCGTGCCTCCGGCTACCGCTACAGCCAACGCGCCTACCTGGTGCAGCTACGCCGGGAGGGCGCGGGAACCGCGTTGATCGACCCGCTGCCGCTGCCCGACCTGACCGTGCTCGACGAGGCGATCGGCGGGGCGGAGTGGGTGCTGCACGCCGCCAGCCAGGACCTCGCCTGCCTGGCCGAGGTGGGGCTGCGCCCGCGCCGGCTCTTCGACACCGAGCTGGCCGCCCGGCTGGCCGGCTTCGAGCGGGTCGGGCTGGCGGCCCTCACCGAGCAACTGCTCGGCTACACCCTGGAGAAGCACCACTCGGCGGCGGACTGGTCGAGCCGGCCGCTGCCGGAGTCCTGGCTGACCTACGCCGCCCTCGACGTGGAGATGCTGGTCGACCTCCGCGACGCGCTGGACGAGGAGCTGACCCGCCAGGGCAAGTCGGAGTGGGCGGCCGAGGAGTTCGCCGCGCTGGTCCGCAACGGGGCACGGCCGCCGCGGGCGCGCGCGGAGCCGTGGCGACGCACCTCCGGCATCCACCGGGTACGCGGGGCGCGGGCGCAGGCCCGGGTCCGCTCCCTCTGGTACGCCCGGGACCAGATCGCCGCCCGGCGGGACGCCGCCCCGGGGCGGGTGCTGCCCGACTCGGCGATCGTCGCCGCGGCCGAACTGGACCCCAAGGACGAGAAGACCCTGCTCACCCTGCCCGGGTTCGGTGGCCGCTCGGTGCGCCGGCTGGCCCGTACCTGGCTCGCGGCGCTGGACGACGCCCGTCAGCTGCCGGAGGACGCCCTGCCGGTGGCGCCGGCGGTGGAGGGGCCGCCCCCGCCGCACCGCTGGGCGGAGCGCGATCCGGTGGCGGCCGGCCGGCTGGCCCGCTGCCGGGAGATCGTGGTCCGGGTTGCGGGTGAGCACGACCTCCCGCCGGAGAACCTGATCGCCCCCGACTCGATCCGTCGGCTGGCCTGGCAACCCCCGGACGAGATCACCGAGGAGACCGTCGCCGAGGTGCTGCGCGGCTTCGGCGCCCGCGAGTGGCAGCTGCACCTGCTCGTGGCCGCCCTCACCGAGGCCCTCCCCACCCCCACTCCCTGA
- a CDS encoding DUF3000 domain-containing protein encodes MAPPIALPETFVRAVAGLRSVTPRAEIVLEEVGAPQRLAPYAFALSATVLRDDDEVATGRLILLHDPAGHEAWRGTLRLVTYVTAELEVDLAADPLLPGVGWTWLVDALEAHDARYRAAGGTITQTLSTKFGELAGPPAAGDIEIRASWTPLGDDLAPHLEAWCALLASTAGLPPPGVTALSERRPAGAA; translated from the coding sequence ATGGCCCCCCCGATCGCGCTCCCGGAGACCTTCGTCCGCGCGGTCGCCGGGCTGCGGTCGGTGACTCCCCGGGCCGAGATCGTCCTGGAGGAGGTCGGCGCGCCGCAGCGGCTCGCCCCGTACGCCTTCGCCCTCTCGGCCACCGTGCTGCGCGACGACGACGAGGTGGCCACCGGACGACTGATCCTGCTGCACGACCCGGCCGGGCACGAGGCGTGGCGGGGCACCCTGCGGCTGGTCACCTACGTCACCGCCGAACTGGAGGTCGACCTCGCCGCCGACCCGCTGCTGCCCGGGGTGGGTTGGACCTGGCTGGTCGACGCCCTGGAGGCGCACGACGCCCGGTACCGCGCGGCGGGGGGGACGATCACCCAGACCCTGTCGACGAAGTTCGGCGAGCTGGCCGGCCCGCCCGCCGCCGGGGACATCGAGATCCGGGCGTCCTGGACGCCGCTCGGCGACGACCTGGCCCCCCACCTGGAGGCCTGGTGCGCGCTGCTCGCCTCGACGGCGGGGCTGCCGCCGCCCGGGGTGACCGCGCTCTCCGAGCGCCGGCCGGCCGGCGCCGCCTGA
- the hemE gene encoding uroporphyrinogen decarboxylase — translation MSTDTTGTAARDGEPRRGGPADSAFVRACRREPGPHTPVWFMRQAGRSLPEYREIRANVGMLDSCRRPELVAEITLQPVRRHGVDAAILFSDIVVPVAAAGVDLDIVAGTGPVVAEPVRTREDVERIRPITRDDVSYVDEAVRLLVAELGDTPLIGFAGAPFTLASYLVEGGPSRTHAKTKALMYGQPELWHALCARLAEVTLAFLKVQVDAGVSAVQLFDSWAGALSEADYRRYVLPHSAAVLAGLADAGVPRIHFGVGTGELLTAMGEAGADVVGVDWRTPLDQATRRIGPDRAVQGNLDPCVLLAPWPVVETEVRRIVEQGRAAPGHVFNLGHGVLPETDPDVLTRVVALVHEVSARPTD, via the coding sequence ATGAGCACCGACACCACGGGCACTGCCGCCCGAGACGGAGAGCCCCGCCGCGGCGGGCCGGCCGACTCAGCCTTCGTCCGGGCCTGCCGCCGCGAGCCGGGCCCGCACACCCCGGTCTGGTTCATGCGCCAGGCCGGCCGCTCGCTCCCCGAGTACCGGGAGATCCGGGCCAACGTGGGGATGCTGGACTCCTGCCGCCGCCCCGAACTGGTCGCCGAGATCACCCTCCAGCCGGTGCGCCGGCACGGGGTCGACGCCGCGATCCTGTTCAGCGACATCGTGGTGCCGGTCGCCGCGGCCGGCGTCGACCTGGACATCGTGGCCGGCACCGGCCCGGTGGTGGCCGAGCCGGTGCGTACCCGCGAGGACGTCGAGCGGATCCGCCCGATCACCCGCGACGACGTGTCCTACGTGGACGAGGCGGTGCGGCTGCTCGTCGCCGAGCTGGGCGACACCCCGCTGATCGGCTTCGCCGGCGCCCCGTTCACCCTGGCCAGCTACCTGGTCGAGGGTGGGCCGTCGCGCACCCACGCCAAGACCAAGGCGCTGATGTACGGCCAGCCGGAGCTGTGGCACGCGCTCTGCGCCCGCCTGGCCGAGGTGACGCTGGCCTTCCTGAAGGTGCAGGTCGACGCCGGGGTCTCCGCGGTGCAGCTCTTCGACTCGTGGGCCGGCGCGCTCTCCGAGGCCGACTACCGGCGCTACGTGCTGCCGCACTCGGCGGCGGTGCTGGCCGGGCTGGCCGACGCGGGCGTGCCGCGGATCCACTTCGGGGTGGGCACCGGCGAACTGCTCACCGCGATGGGCGAGGCCGGCGCCGACGTGGTCGGCGTGGACTGGCGCACCCCGCTGGACCAGGCCACCCGCCGGATCGGCCCGGACCGGGCGGTGCAGGGCAACCTCGACCCGTGCGTGCTGCTCGCCCCCTGGCCGGTGGTGGAGACCGAGGTGCGACGGATCGTGGAGCAGGGCCGCGCCGCGCCCGGCCACGTGTTCAACCTCGGTCACGGCGTCCTGCCGGAGACCGATCCCGACGTGCTGACCCGGGTGGTCGCGCTGGTGCACGAGGTGTCCGCGCGACCGACCGACTAG